A genomic window from Flavobacterium azooxidireducens includes:
- a CDS encoding DHH family phosphoesterase translates to MEENQIIEAKKLLQGSKKITIIPHRNPDGDAMGSTLALYHFLKKLNHQPVVISPNEFPDFLAWLPGSADVLIYERDRNATKNSLEQAELIFTLDFNALHRTGEMENVLNTLQAPFVMIDHHQAPDSYAKVTFSNTNYGSTCEMVYDFIEAVSDVNLIDKTIATCIYTGIVTDSGSFKFPKTTGKTHRIVANLIDLGIENTEIHNLLFSNTTYESLQLLGKALQNMRVIKEHKTSYITLTQEELDRFHYKKGDTEGIVNYGLSIKDVIFTAIFIENKDEGIIKISLRSLGDFDVNQLSRDYFNGGGHNNAAGGKSMLSMSETIKQFENVVKNHPNLKF, encoded by the coding sequence ATGGAAGAAAATCAAATTATCGAAGCCAAAAAACTGCTTCAAGGATCTAAAAAAATTACCATTATTCCACATCGAAATCCGGATGGTGATGCCATGGGTTCAACGTTGGCTTTATATCATTTCTTAAAGAAATTGAATCATCAACCGGTTGTTATTTCACCCAATGAATTTCCGGATTTTTTAGCTTGGTTGCCCGGTTCTGCCGATGTTTTGATTTATGAAAGAGATAGAAACGCAACAAAAAATAGTCTTGAACAAGCAGAATTAATTTTTACATTAGATTTTAATGCTTTGCATCGAACCGGCGAAATGGAAAATGTGTTGAACACGTTACAAGCTCCTTTTGTAATGATTGACCACCACCAAGCACCTGATTCGTATGCTAAAGTAACATTTTCCAATACGAACTATGGTTCAACCTGCGAAATGGTGTATGATTTTATTGAAGCTGTAAGTGATGTGAATTTAATTGATAAAACAATTGCAACGTGCATTTACACTGGTATTGTAACGGATTCAGGTTCATTTAAATTCCCTAAAACAACAGGAAAAACCCATAGAATAGTGGCTAATTTAATCGATTTGGGTATAGAAAACACTGAAATCCACAATCTTCTGTTTAGTAATACTACGTATGAAAGTTTGCAATTGCTTGGAAAAGCTCTTCAAAACATGCGAGTTATTAAAGAGCACAAAACATCTTATATTACGTTAACGCAAGAAGAATTAGATCGTTTTCATTACAAAAAAGGTGATACTGAAGGAATTGTGAATTACGGATTATCCATCAAAGATGTTATCTTTACAGCCATTTTTATTGAAAATAAAGACGAAGGAATCATCAAAATTTCATTGCGTTCGTTGGGCGATTTTGATGTGAATCAATTGTCGAGAGATTATTTTAACGGCGGTGGACACAACAATGCTGCCGGAGGAAAATCGATGTTGTCAATGTCGGAAACAATCAAACAATTTGAAAATGTTGTAAAAAATCACCCCAATTTGAAATTCTAA
- a CDS encoding hydroxymethylglutaryl-CoA synthase family protein yields MNVGIDSISFDIPKIHLPISTLANKRNIEPDKLIKGLGLHKMSFPDKHQDVVTFAANAGLKLFQQENINPFEIARIYIGSESGVDSSKPIASYVLALLESKLGEGSLRNCDVVDLTFACIGGVDALQNCLDYIRLNPTKKAMVIASDNAKYDLESSGEYTQGAGAIAMLITSNPRILSFSNEVGVSTEGVFDFFKPRQTFSKSDITNSSDNPEWFGVLENEIFIYKEQPVFDGHYSNQCYINRITEAYTHFKKESQQSGKVYENWTSIMMHLPYCFQGRRTFIEIFANENPELLNNQIGETEKDKLKALTKSSEYLELINQKIYPSEIASGQVGNIYTGSIFLGLLSTLCYHAKQNTTLENKKVGFIAYGSGSKSKVFEATVCENWKSVISQIHLFETLENNHPIDFETYEKLHKKELQNSVLEPKNEFILASIEKENPVLVGARYYEFVI; encoded by the coding sequence ATGAACGTTGGCATCGATAGCATTTCCTTTGATATTCCTAAAATACACTTACCCATTTCAACCCTTGCGAATAAGAGAAATATTGAACCTGATAAACTGATAAAAGGTTTAGGTTTACACAAAATGAGTTTTCCTGACAAGCATCAGGATGTAGTGACTTTTGCTGCGAATGCGGGTTTGAAATTATTTCAGCAGGAAAATATCAATCCATTCGAAATTGCTCGAATTTACATTGGTTCAGAAAGTGGTGTGGACAGTTCAAAACCCATCGCATCCTATGTTTTAGCTTTGTTGGAAAGTAAATTAGGTGAAGGTTCTTTGCGAAATTGTGATGTGGTTGATTTAACTTTTGCCTGTATTGGCGGTGTGGATGCGTTGCAAAATTGTTTAGATTATATTAGATTAAATCCGACCAAAAAAGCGATGGTCATTGCTTCCGATAATGCCAAATATGATTTGGAATCAAGTGGAGAATATACACAAGGTGCGGGTGCAATTGCGATGTTGATTACTTCAAATCCAAGAATTCTTAGTTTTTCTAATGAAGTTGGCGTTTCCACAGAAGGTGTTTTTGACTTTTTTAAACCCAGACAAACTTTTTCCAAATCAGACATAACAAATTCATCGGATAATCCGGAATGGTTTGGTGTTTTAGAAAATGAAATTTTCATCTACAAAGAACAACCTGTTTTTGACGGTCACTATTCCAATCAATGCTACATCAATCGAATTACGGAAGCCTACACTCATTTTAAAAAAGAAAGTCAGCAATCCGGAAAAGTCTATGAAAATTGGACTTCCATTATGATGCACCTACCTTACTGTTTTCAAGGAAGAAGAACATTTATTGAAATCTTTGCCAATGAAAATCCGGAATTACTCAACAATCAAATCGGCGAAACTGAAAAAGACAAATTGAAAGCATTGACCAAAAGTTCAGAATATTTGGAACTCATTAATCAAAAAATTTATCCCTCCGAAATTGCTTCCGGGCAAGTTGGAAACATTTATACCGGTTCTATTTTTCTTGGTTTACTTTCCACTTTATGCTATCACGCTAAGCAAAATACAACTTTAGAAAACAAAAAAGTTGGTTTTATTGCGTATGGAAGCGGTTCCAAATCAAAAGTTTTTGAAGCAACTGTTTGTGAAAATTGGAAATCAGTCATTTCTCAAATTCATCTCTTCGAAACATTAGAAAATAATCATCCGATTGATTTTGAAACATACGAAAAACTACATAAAAAAGAATTACAAAATTCGGTTTTAGAACCTAAAAATGAGTTTATTTTGGCATCGATTGAAAAGGAAAATCCGGTGTTGGTTGGTGCGAGGTATTATGAGTTTGTGATATAA
- the tnpA gene encoding IS200/IS605 family transposase, translating to MPYLKIYIHFVWCTKNRYPFLNTIESRQLVWNHIKENAKQKGIHVDFVNGYEDHCHCLISLGINQSVEKVMQLIKGESSYWINQNPDLFPNLKGKRFEWQSEFFALSVSESILKRVRNYIKNQESHHSKKPFCEEYDKIKKVFEKKGDASSD from the coding sequence ATGCCATATCTAAAAATATACATCCATTTTGTCTGGTGCACAAAAAACAGATATCCATTTTTAAACACAATTGAATCGAGACAGTTGGTTTGGAACCATATCAAAGAAAATGCAAAACAAAAAGGAATTCATGTTGATTTTGTTAATGGATATGAAGATCATTGTCATTGTTTGATTTCATTGGGAATCAATCAAAGTGTTGAAAAAGTAATGCAATTAATTAAAGGTGAATCTTCGTATTGGATTAATCAAAATCCTGATTTATTTCCGAATTTGAAAGGGAAAAGATTTGAATGGCAAAGTGAATTTTTTGCATTGTCAGTTTCTGAATCAATTTTGAAGCGAGTTCGTAATTATATCAAAAATCAAGAAAGTCATCATTCTAAAAAACCATTTTGTGAAGAATATGATAAGATTAAAAAGGTTTTTGAGAAAAAAGGAGATGCATCATCCGACTGA
- a CDS encoding voltage-gated chloride channel family protein, producing MHLKSVVKYLFKWITIALVVGILSGLASGLFLFSLEFVTNFRELNKWIIWLLPFGGFLIGYGYYIYGKEVVKGNNLILEEYSKPQKTIPFKMMPLVLVGTLITHLFGGSAGREGTAVQMGATIADQFTKWFSLDNEDRKVILICGISAGFASVFGTPLAGAIFAIEVLFFSRINYKSIFPSFLVAYVAYFTVEFLPIHHTHYSIPFVPSITLETFFWALLVGIPFGLAAMLFSRSTHWWGKIFSKYINYPPLRPFVGGIIITVAVFLMGTTKFIGLGIPTIVNSFETEQLAYVFLLKILFTGFTLGAGFKGGEVTPLFFIGATLGSFLSLYVPLPTALLAGMGFVAVFSGATHTPIACTVMGMELFGIECGLFIGIACLVSYLFSGMTGIYTTQIIGGVKGNLYKKFKKSTFENL from the coding sequence ATGCATCTAAAGTCAGTTGTAAAATATCTTTTTAAGTGGATAACCATTGCCCTAGTTGTTGGAATTCTCTCCGGATTAGCATCAGGTTTGTTTTTGTTTAGTTTAGAATTTGTGACCAATTTCAGAGAATTAAACAAATGGATTATTTGGCTGTTGCCTTTTGGTGGATTTTTAATTGGTTATGGTTATTATATTTATGGAAAAGAGGTTGTTAAAGGAAATAATTTAATTTTAGAAGAATATTCTAAACCTCAAAAAACCATTCCTTTTAAAATGATGCCTTTGGTTTTAGTTGGAACGTTGATTACACATCTTTTTGGTGGTTCTGCCGGACGTGAAGGAACGGCGGTTCAAATGGGTGCAACTATTGCCGATCAGTTTACCAAATGGTTTTCTTTGGATAATGAAGACCGAAAAGTAATTTTAATTTGCGGAATCAGTGCCGGTTTTGCTTCTGTGTTTGGAACACCGTTAGCCGGAGCAATTTTTGCTATTGAAGTGCTTTTTTTTAGCAGAATTAATTACAAAAGCATTTTTCCATCTTTTTTGGTGGCTTATGTTGCCTATTTTACTGTGGAATTCTTACCTATTCATCACACACATTATTCAATTCCATTTGTTCCCAGCATAACGTTGGAAACATTTTTTTGGGCTCTTTTGGTTGGAATTCCTTTTGGATTAGCCGCGATGTTATTTTCAAGAAGTACGCATTGGTGGGGAAAAATATTTTCAAAATATATAAATTATCCACCGCTTCGCCCTTTTGTGGGAGGAATTATAATTACAGTAGCCGTTTTTTTGATGGGAACTACCAAATTCATCGGATTGGGAATTCCAACTATTGTAAATTCGTTTGAAACAGAACAATTGGCTTATGTTTTTTTATTGAAAATTTTATTTACTGGATTCACGTTAGGTGCCGGTTTTAAAGGCGGCGAAGTGACACCTCTGTTTTTTATCGGAGCAACCTTAGGCAGTTTTCTTTCACTTTATGTTCCATTACCAACAGCTCTTTTGGCCGGAATGGGATTTGTAGCCGTTTTTTCAGGTGCTACACACACGCCGATTGCTTGCACAGTGATGGGAATGGAATTATTTGGAATCGAGTGCGGATTGTTCATCGGCATTGCCTGTTTGGTTTCTTACCTTTTTTCTGGGATGACCGGAATTTATACAACCCAAATTATTGGAGGTGTAAAAGGAAATCTCTATAAAAAATTCAAAAAATCTACATTTGAAAACTTATAA
- the gldI gene encoding gliding motility-associated peptidyl-prolyl isomerase GldI, producing the protein MKLKFFNILLFFGMLFAIGCQDPEARRPKQHSSGSFMKESVVRNKKLIASEEKLIDSIIKSNPNKEYLASQKGYWYTYEIKNEIDTLRPKRGDVAFFEYEINDLKGNVIYTALELRPQDYLVDKEEIMIGLRDGIKLMRKNEKVTFLFPSHIAYGYLGDKNRIGPNVPIMCTVTLTDFEKESDLKKIKKENNLNNQ; encoded by the coding sequence ATGAAATTAAAATTTTTTAACATATTACTTTTTTTTGGCATGTTATTCGCTATCGGATGTCAAGATCCGGAAGCTAGAAGACCAAAACAACATTCTTCGGGTAGTTTTATGAAGGAATCGGTTGTTCGCAATAAAAAACTCATTGCCAGCGAAGAAAAACTAATCGATTCGATCATCAAAAGTAATCCTAACAAAGAGTATTTAGCTTCTCAAAAAGGATATTGGTACACGTATGAAATTAAAAATGAAATCGATACACTGAGACCAAAAAGGGGAGATGTTGCCTTTTTTGAGTATGAAATTAATGATTTGAAAGGAAATGTAATTTATACCGCTCTTGAACTTCGTCCGCAAGATTATTTAGTTGATAAAGAAGAGATTATGATTGGATTGAGAGACGGTATCAAATTGATGCGTAAAAATGAAAAAGTAACTTTTTTATTTCCATCGCATATTGCTTATGGTTATTTGGGTGATAAAAACAGAATAGGACCGAATGTTCCAATTATGTGCACCGTAACTTTAACCGATTTTGAAAAAGAAAGTGATTTAAAAAAGATTAAAAAAGAAAATAATTTAAACAATCAATAA
- the ypfJ gene encoding KPN_02809 family neutral zinc metallopeptidase, which yields MKWEGRRQSKNVEDRRGMGTGGKVVAGGGLIGIVILLISVFGGEGAQNLAPILEQFQQQQSTEAPAQPLSAEDEKMGQFVSTVLADTEDVWHKIFKDNGLTYKEPGMVLFRGSVQSACGGATSASGPFYCPGDHKIYMDLDFFDELQTRFGAKGGDYAIAYVIAHEVGHHVQTLLGTSGKVRQLQQNMSKTEANKLSVSLELQADFYAGLWTHYNSKYLEEGDIEEALSAAQAVGDDAIQKKMQGHVVPDSFTHGTSEQRVKWFGKGFKTGDVKQGDTFAELN from the coding sequence ATGAAATGGGAAGGCAGAAGACAAAGTAAAAATGTAGAAGACCGTAGAGGGATGGGAACCGGCGGAAAAGTAGTTGCCGGCGGTGGCTTAATCGGAATCGTCATTCTTCTCATTAGCGTTTTTGGTGGCGAAGGTGCCCAAAACTTAGCTCCAATTCTAGAACAATTCCAACAGCAACAATCTACCGAAGCTCCTGCTCAACCACTTAGTGCGGAGGATGAAAAAATGGGACAATTTGTTTCAACCGTTTTAGCAGATACCGAAGATGTTTGGCATAAAATTTTTAAAGATAACGGACTGACTTATAAAGAACCCGGAATGGTTTTGTTTCGTGGTTCTGTGCAATCGGCTTGCGGTGGAGCAACTTCTGCATCCGGACCTTTTTATTGTCCCGGAGATCATAAAATTTATATGGATTTAGATTTTTTTGATGAACTTCAAACGCGATTTGGTGCAAAAGGTGGCGATTATGCTATTGCCTATGTTATTGCTCACGAAGTGGGTCATCACGTGCAAACATTACTTGGAACTTCAGGAAAAGTGCGACAATTGCAACAAAATATGAGTAAAACTGAAGCTAATAAATTATCGGTTTCGTTAGAACTACAAGCTGATTTTTATGCGGGACTTTGGACTCATTACAACAGCAAATATTTAGAAGAAGGTGATATCGAGGAAGCATTGAGTGCAGCTCAAGCAGTTGGTGATGATGCCATTCAAAAGAAAATGCAAGGTCACGTTGTTCCCGATTCATTTACGCACGGAACTTCCGAGCAACGTGTAAAATGGTTCGGAAAAGGTTTCAAAACCGGAGATGTAAAACAAGGTGACACATTCGCAGAATTGAATTAA
- a CDS encoding PAS domain S-box protein, protein MPQLIKLWFLPFLNYILFLIDSATFRFTIKVPYFQNFTSPSLNRDWFFVIVFVLFLLTISYLVFRRNAAYNKSFVKDFSETEFSKIEYQKYFLALSIIIPFIEILLSTFNLRNQPMVKSNFVFGLIFLGIYFLSKKSSLLLNYLPQIFIFFYLIYLSIVIKNLVVYEPMELITFAALLILLFFSYNVFKKIKHYWIFVSTIFIIFLTLIITGKLVFEVGVICIISFLLLVILNYVRHNSILNTRDKFLFANEIVNKGNSLVIATKKNGELTYCSENITTFLGYTVDEVLGMGFWKLTEDSEFVGEDYHEDYQLDRVYKRKLKCKDGQYKYIQWVDKEFGEDLFVGIGIDVTEQINIENRYKSLVESATDLIFETDDNGKFTYINSFSCQLLEYDLNELMELNFGQLIREDYRQEMVIYYSEELKQTGIPRLLEFPILKKNGEEIWISQKVTVKKNDIDEIIGYSGIARDITLIRNLEIERNQRQDKIKKYNNALTKLSTTSFANFENLTPILKVIFENVSKASGIQLISFWNYFHDRIECKNLYELINHQHSNGIILLKKNFPIYFESIEKEQIIVASDITRHRETSEFVTNYLAENNVKSLLDYPVFIDGKLYGIISFEATDSIRYWDNEDINFTRSVSEIISLVIETLKRRTIEDNIKYKSEILTAISKISEKILSNKDIYTIFNDILKTVGIVTKVDRIYFFEANEEDRLISQKFEWVNENIQPQINNPDLQNAPYEMFLDIVIPLKSNKIYNKLVKNIFESDYKELMKSQNILSILIFPIFVKNKLVGALGFDDCKTERIWTEDEINILQTLVNNVSSSLERNVNESIINDSEERFRLLADNIPGTIYLSKYDSKFTKIYLNNEIEKLTGYPKEAFLSNEIYYSDILHPEDKQRVINDQKYALENKQKIHFIYRIIHKKGQVVWVEEFGDVIIKDSQIEFIEGIFIDITERKLQEAAIKEKEMAVAANKAKSEFLANMSHEIRTPLNGIIGFTDLLMNSNLEKAQAKYMKTVNQSAKSLMGVINDILDFSKIESGNLELTIEETKIVDIASEVIDTIKFDAIQKKLDIDLHINNDVPVTVWLDPIRLKQILINLLGNAVKFTSKGKVKLKIAVVDKIATHQTRIRFSVIDTGIGIRRENQSKIFEAFSQEDSSTTRQYGGTGLGLSISNKLLGLMNSKLELESIPEKGSTFYFDIDLQTSSKESIEFPKNIVVNGEFVYENPANATVLVVEDNNINSLLAKTLLKKILPNAKIITVSNGLEALEKVQETTVDIIFMDIQMPVMNGYEATTEIRKLEHGKKMPIIALTAGTVVGEKEKCLEIGMNDYISKPIIKGSLEEIVSKWLKK, encoded by the coding sequence ATGCCCCAACTAATTAAATTATGGTTTTTGCCATTTTTAAATTACATATTGTTTTTAATAGATAGTGCAACTTTCAGATTTACTATAAAAGTTCCTTATTTTCAAAACTTTACCTCTCCATCTTTAAATAGAGATTGGTTTTTTGTGATTGTATTTGTTCTTTTTTTACTAACCATATCCTATTTAGTTTTTAGAAGAAATGCTGCCTACAACAAAAGTTTTGTCAAAGATTTTTCGGAAACAGAATTTTCTAAGATAGAATATCAAAAATATTTTTTGGCACTTTCTATTATTATTCCTTTCATCGAAATTCTGCTTTCAACTTTTAACTTACGTAATCAACCCATGGTAAAATCAAATTTTGTATTTGGTTTGATTTTTTTGGGTATTTATTTTTTGAGTAAAAAAAGTAGTTTATTGTTGAATTATCTTCCACAAATTTTCATTTTTTTCTATCTAATTTATTTGTCAATTGTAATTAAAAACTTGGTTGTCTACGAACCAATGGAACTAATCACTTTTGCCGCATTGTTAATTTTATTATTTTTTTCATACAACGTTTTTAAAAAAATTAAACATTATTGGATTTTTGTAAGTACAATTTTTATAATCTTTCTAACCTTAATTATCACAGGCAAACTTGTTTTTGAAGTTGGTGTCATTTGCATCATCAGCTTTCTATTATTAGTAATTTTAAACTATGTTCGTCACAACTCAATTCTAAATACTAGAGATAAATTTTTGTTTGCCAATGAAATAGTAAACAAAGGAAATTCACTTGTAATTGCCACAAAAAAGAATGGCGAATTAACTTATTGCAGTGAAAATATAACAACGTTTTTAGGTTATACTGTGGATGAAGTTTTAGGAATGGGTTTCTGGAAATTAACCGAAGACTCAGAATTTGTAGGCGAAGATTATCATGAAGATTATCAACTCGATCGCGTTTACAAAAGAAAACTCAAATGTAAAGACGGTCAATACAAATATATTCAATGGGTTGATAAAGAATTTGGCGAAGATTTGTTTGTTGGAATCGGAATTGATGTAACAGAGCAAATTAACATCGAAAATCGATATAAAAGCTTAGTCGAGTCGGCAACCGATTTAATTTTTGAAACAGATGATAATGGAAAATTCACATACATCAATTCATTTTCTTGCCAACTATTGGAATATGATTTGAATGAATTAATGGAATTAAATTTTGGTCAATTAATTCGAGAAGATTATCGACAAGAAATGGTGATTTATTATTCTGAAGAATTAAAACAAACCGGAATTCCAAGGCTTTTAGAATTTCCTATTTTGAAAAAAAATGGAGAAGAAATCTGGATTTCTCAAAAAGTAACCGTTAAAAAGAATGATATAGACGAAATCATCGGTTATTCAGGAATTGCGAGAGATATTACCTTAATAAGAAATCTTGAAATTGAAAGAAATCAACGTCAAGATAAAATTAAAAAATACAACAATGCATTAACAAAGTTATCTACCACAAGTTTTGCAAATTTTGAAAATCTTACGCCAATTTTAAAAGTAATTTTTGAAAATGTATCAAAAGCATCTGGAATTCAACTAATAAGCTTTTGGAATTATTTTCATGATAGAATTGAATGTAAAAATTTATATGAACTGATAAACCATCAACATTCAAATGGGATCATTCTACTAAAGAAAAATTTTCCTATTTATTTTGAATCAATAGAAAAAGAACAAATAATTGTAGCATCAGACATTACAAGGCATCGAGAAACCTCAGAATTTGTGACCAATTATTTAGCAGAAAATAATGTTAAATCCTTACTCGATTATCCTGTTTTTATAGACGGAAAACTTTACGGAATTATAAGCTTTGAAGCCACTGATTCCATTCGTTACTGGGATAATGAAGATATTAATTTTACGCGGTCTGTTTCCGAAATTATTTCGCTGGTGATCGAAACATTAAAGCGAAGAACCATTGAAGATAACATTAAATATAAAAGCGAAATTCTTACCGCAATCAGTAAAATTTCAGAAAAAATTCTTTCTAACAAAGACATCTACACCATCTTTAATGATATTTTAAAAACTGTAGGAATCGTAACAAAAGTTGATCGGATTTATTTTTTTGAAGCCAATGAAGAAGACCGTCTTATTTCGCAAAAGTTTGAATGGGTAAATGAAAATATTCAACCTCAAATCAACAATCCAGACTTACAAAATGCTCCTTATGAAATGTTTCTGGATATTGTTATCCCTTTAAAATCGAATAAAATTTACAATAAATTAGTCAAAAATATATTTGAGAGTGATTACAAAGAACTCATGAAGTCTCAAAATATACTTTCAATACTTATTTTTCCGATTTTTGTAAAAAATAAATTGGTTGGTGCATTAGGATTTGATGATTGCAAAACAGAAAGAATTTGGACAGAAGATGAAATCAATATTCTTCAAACGTTAGTCAATAATGTTTCTTCCTCATTAGAAAGAAATGTCAATGAAAGTATTATTAATGATAGTGAAGAACGTTTCAGACTTTTAGCAGATAATATTCCAGGAACAATTTATCTTTCAAAATACGATTCAAAATTTACAAAAATATACCTCAATAACGAAATTGAAAAATTAACCGGTTACCCAAAAGAAGCATTTCTATCGAATGAAATTTATTATTCAGACATTCTCCATCCTGAAGACAAGCAAAGAGTTATAAACGATCAAAAATATGCGTTAGAAAACAAGCAAAAAATTCATTTTATTTATCGAATCATTCATAAAAAAGGTCAAGTTGTTTGGGTTGAAGAATTTGGCGATGTCATTATAAAAGACAGTCAAATTGAATTTATTGAAGGAATTTTTATCGATATAACCGAAAGAAAATTACAAGAAGCCGCCATTAAAGAAAAGGAAATGGCTGTTGCTGCTAACAAAGCCAAGTCAGAATTTTTGGCCAATATGAGTCACGAAATTAGAACTCCACTTAACGGAATAATTGGTTTTACCGATTTGTTAATGAATTCTAACTTAGAAAAAGCTCAGGCAAAATATATGAAAACCGTCAATCAATCGGCAAAATCACTGATGGGCGTAATTAATGATATTTTAGATTTTTCTAAAATTGAATCAGGTAATTTAGAGTTAACGATTGAAGAAACAAAAATAGTCGATATTGCTTCTGAAGTTATCGACACCATAAAATTTGATGCCATTCAGAAAAAATTAGATATTGATTTACATATTAACAACGACGTTCCTGTCACCGTTTGGCTAGATCCAATCAGACTGAAACAAATTTTAATCAATTTATTGGGTAATGCAGTTAAATTTACTTCCAAAGGAAAAGTAAAATTAAAAATTGCTGTAGTTGACAAAATCGCCACGCATCAAACACGAATTCGATTTTCGGTAATTGATACCGGAATTGGAATTAGACGTGAAAATCAATCCAAAATTTTTGAAGCTTTTTCACAAGAAGATAGTTCAACAACCAGACAATATGGCGGAACAGGATTAGGTTTGAGTATTTCTAATAAACTGTTAGGATTAATGAACAGCAAATTGGAATTAGAAAGTATTCCTGAAAAAGGCAGTACATTCTATTTTGATATCGATTTGCAAACTTCCAGTAAAGAATCAATCGAATTCCCGAAAAACATTGTTGTAAATGGTGAATTTGTTTATGAAAATCCAGCTAATGCAACAGTTTTAGTGGTAGAAGACAACAATATCAATTCGCTGTTAGCCAAAACATTATTAAAAAAGATTCTTCCAAATGCAAAAATAATAACGGTTTCAAATGGTTTAGAAGCATTAGAAAAAGTTCAGGAAACAACCGTCGACATCATTTTTATGGATATTCAAATGCCAGTAATGAATGGCTATGAAGCCACAACCGAAATTCGTAAATTAGAGCATGGCAAAAAAATGCCAATTATCGCTTTGACTGCTGGAACTGTTGTGGGCGAAAAAGAAAAGTGCCTCGAAATCGGAATGAACGATTACATCTCCAAACCAATCATAAAAGGAAGTTTAGAAGAAATTGTTTCGAAATGGTTAAAAAAGTAA